GCGTCGGGCGCACCATCCTCGAGCGGGCCGCCAACATGGTCGACGGCGTCAGCTACCTCACGTATGGCGCGCAGATCGCGGGCGGCCACCATGAACATTTCGACGGCGCCGGCTATCCGAACGGCCTGAAGGGACGCGACATTCCCTTGGCCGCGCGCATCGTTGCCGTGGTCGACGTCTTCGATGCCTTGCTGCATGAGCGGCCGTACAAGGAGCCGTGGCCGTATCCGCAGGTGCGTGAATACATCGAGCAGCGCAGCGGCAGCCAGTTCGACCCGGAAGTGGTGGCGGCGCTGCTGGATCTGATCGACAACGAGCCGCAACTGTGGCATCCGGAGCGCGCCACCGCTTGAGCAGCAACTTCGTTGGCGCTTTTCGGCACGGCCCCATTCCCTTGCGCGCGGCGCCGTCATATACTCGGCAGCCTCATGCTGGCCGGCGCCACGCACCGGTGTGGCGCGCCGCGGAGTTTTCGGACATCACGACATGAAAGAACTCAAGGGCCTTAGCGCACTGATCATCGAGCCGCATCCGGGCATGCGCGCCAGCCTGCACAATATGCTCAACCTGTGCGGCCTGGCGAAGATCGACGACGCGGCCAGCTCGGGCCAGGCGATCCGCATGCTGGGCAGCAAATCGTATGATCTGATCCTGTGCGAATACGACCTCGGCGGCGGGCAGGATGGCCAGCAGATGCTGGAAGACTTGCGCCACCATAAATTGATGCACGCGTCGACCATGTTCTTCATGGTCACGGGCGAAGGCAGCTTCGCCAAGGTGGTCAGCGCCGTCGAGCTGTTGCCCACCGATTACATCCTCAAGCCATTTACCGCTGACAACATGCTCGAGCGCATAGCCCGCGCGCTCGACAAGCGCAATGCCTTCGTGCCCGTGTACGAACTGATCGACGTGGGCAATGAGCGCGCGGCGATCGCCGCCTGCACCGAAGGCGCCAGCCTGTACCCCCGTTACGCCACGGATTTCCTGCGCCTGCGCGCGGAGCTGCATTTGCTGCTGGGCGAGGCGGCCGATGCCGGTCCGATCTACACAGCCTTATACGAAAGCAAGTCCATCGGCTGGGCGCGCCTGGGGCAGGCCAAGACGCAGTTCCTGCTGGGCGAGTACGAAGCGGCGCAGGGCACCCTGGAAGGGCTGCTGGAAAACAACAAGCGTTTTCTCGACGCCTATGACTGGCTGGCGCGCACGCATATGGCGCAAGGCAAGCCGGAACTGGCGCAGGCGGCCTTGAGCGAAGCGGTGGCCCTGTCGCCGCATGCCGTGCGCCGCTTGCGCCGCCTGGGCGAGGCGGCCCTGGCGGCCGACGATATCGACATGGCGGAAAAATCCCTGAAACTGGTGGTCAGCAAGGCCAAATATTCGGAATTCCGCGATCCGGAAGACCATGTGCGCCTGGTGCAGACCCTGGTGCGCAAAGGAGATCCCTTGCAGGCGGGCGCCGTGATCCGCGACCTCGACAAATCGATGGGCGGGCAAAAGAATGCGGAACTGTGCAGCGCCCTGTGCAGCGCCATGCTGCATGCGCATACGGGCAACGAGGAGCGCCTGCAGCAATCGCTCGACGCGGCCCTGGCCGCCAACCGTCACAGCGTGGGCAGCTCGAATACGCTGAAAACGGAGCTGGCGCGCCACTGCCTGGCGCACGGGCGCGAAGACGGCGCGGCCGAGGTGATGCGCGAAGTCATGCGCAATGCGCCCGACAGCGCGGCCATGACGCGCGCCATGGCCGTGTTCGAACAGGCGGGGCGCGAGGAACTGGCCAAGGCATTGGCGCGGCAAAGCCGCCAGGAAGTGGCCGACATGGTGGCGGCCGGGGCAGCCCGGGCGGGCGAGGGCGATTTCCGCGGCGCCGTCGATCTGATGGGCGAGGCCGTCACGCGCCTGCCCGACAATCCGCAGGTGGTCTTCAATGCGGCCGTGGCCGTGCTGAAATGCCTGGAGCACGAGGGCTGGGATGAGCGCATGGGGCAGCAGGCGCTGACTTTTATCGCCGGCGTGCGCCGCCTGGACCCGCGCAATCCCAAATTGCCCGTGCTGTCGGGCCTGCATCAGCAGTTGTTGCGTAAATACAAGCCCTTGGGCAATGCCTGGATGCATCCGCCTGACGCAAGGTAAGCGGGGAAATGCGGGGCAAATGACGAAAAAATGCGGCTTGCCGGCAGGGGCGATAAAAAAAATACGAAAAAAGCTGACTTTTTCGCGCCAACCCTTGCACTTTCTCAAATCGGGAGCTTATAATCACGCCCCGAAGCAGCCAACTTCTTCTTTATACGCAAATGCAGCAGTCAGGCATCAGTAAATAAGGTTGACAGTTGTGAGTAGATGCTTCATACTCTGCGGTTCCCGCGGAGGGGTGGCCGAGTGGTTAAAGGCGACAGACTGTAAATCTGTTCTCTATGAGTACGCTGGTTCGAATCCAGCCCCCTCCACCAAGTTTTTGCAAGGAAAACTGGGTAGTAGCAAAAAGCAAGTGAAGATAAAGTGAACGATACCTCGCGGGTGTAGCTCAATGGTAGAGCAGAAGCCTTCCAAGCTTACGACGAGGGTTCGATTCCCTTCACCCGCTCCAGTTTCCGTTCAGATGCTTGATGCATCGCATGCAACAAATTACAGCCCTTGTAGCTCAGTGGTAGAGCACTCCCTTGGTAAGGGAGAGGCCACGTGTTCGATCCACGTCAAGGGCACCAGAATTCGCAGCAGGCAGCACAGAAGCAATTCAAACCAGACCGTCGGGCGTGTGCCTGAGCAATCTAATCAAATCATTAGGAGTTCAAAATGGCAAAAGGTAAATTCGAACGGACCAAGCCGCACGTCAACGTCGGCACCATCGGCCACGTCGACCACGGTAAAACCACGCTGACCGCTGCAATCGCAACGGTTCTGTCGAAGAAATTCGGCGGCGAAGCTAAAGCATACGACCAGATCGATGCAGCACCAGAAGAAAAAGCGCGCGGTATCACGATTAACACCGCCCACGTCGAGTACGAAACGGAAACGCGTCACTACGCGCACGTTGACTGCCCAGGCCACGCCGATTACATCAAAAACATGATTACCGGTGCAGCCCAGATGGACGGCGCGATCCTGGTGTGCTCCGCAGCTGACGGCCCAATGCCACAGACCCGCGAACACATCCTGCTGGCCCGCCAAGTTGGCGTTCCATACATCATCGTGTTCCTGAACAAGTGCGACCTGGTCGACGACGCAGAGCTGCTGGAACTGGTTGAAATGGAAGTGCGCGAGCTGTTGTCGAAGTACGAATTCCCAGGCGACGACCTGCCAATCATCAAAGGTTCGGCACGTATGGCGCTGGAAGGCAAAGAAGGCGAAATGGGCGTTGACGCAGTGCTGCGTCTGGCCGATGCGCTGGATGCTTACATCCCAACGCCAGAGCGCGCTGTTGACGGTGCGTTCCTGATGCCAGTGGAAGACGTGTTCTCGATCTCGGGTCGCGGTACCGTTGTGACCGGTCGTATCGAGCGCGGCATTGTTAAAGTCGGCGAAGAGATCGAAATCGTCGGTATCACCGATACCGTCAAAACGACTTGCACCGGCGTGGAAATGTTCCGCAAGCTGCTGGACCAAGGTCAAGCTGGCGACAACGTTGGTCTGCTGCTGCGCGGCACCAAGCGTGAAGACGTGCAACGTGGTCAAGTGCTGGCCAAGCCAGGCTCGATCAAGCCGCATGCGCACTTCACCGGCGAGATCTATGTTCTGTCGAAAGACGAAGGCGGCCGTCATACGCCATTCTTCAACAACTATCGTCCACAGTTCTACTTCCGCACGACGGACGTAACCGGTTCGATCGAGTTGCCAGCAGACAAAGAAATGGTCATGCCAGGCGATAACGTGTCGATCACCGTCAAGCTGATCAACCCGATCGCGATGGAAGAAGGTCTGCGCTTCGCTATCCGTGAAGGCGGCCGTACCGTCGGCGCCGGCGTGGTTGCAAAAATCATCGCATAAGGAAATGTTATGCTTCCACCCGGGGCGTCCTGGGTGGTAGAATAGCACTCCTCGAAAGTTTTACGTAGGGACGTAGCTCAATTGGCAGAGCGTCGGTCTCCAAAACCGAAGGTTGGGGGTTCGATGCCCTCCGTCCCTGCCACCGTCAAGGTGCAGGGCACCGAAAGTAGAAAAATGTCAAATCAATCCGTGCAAACCGTTAGCACGTCGAGTGACAAGATAAAAGTCGCGCTGGCAATAGTAGCTGCGATTGCAGGAGTAGTCGGGTTTTATTACCTGGCAGGCCAACCAGCTCTGGTGCGTGCAAGCGCGCTTGTGGCTGGTTTGGTTATTGCTGTTGCGCTCTTGTATGTCTCGACGACCGGCCGTGAATTTCTCAATTTCGCCAAAGAAGCTGTGCGCGAAACCAAGAAAGTCGTTTGGCCTACCCGCAAAGAAGCCACGCAGATTACCGCGATCGTGTTTGCCTTTGTGCTGGTCATGGCGATTTTCCTGTGGGGCACGGATAAATTGCTCGAGTTTTTGTTGTATGACGTAATTCTGGGTTGGAAAAAATAATGAGCGAAAATGTGCATGATGAAGCGGCGGAAGAGTCCGTTCCGGGCGACGCTCCGGCAGCGGATACTGGTGCAGCGCTGAGCGTGCCAGTGAGCAGCAAGCGCTGGTATGTCGTGCATGCTTATTCCGGCATGGAAAAAAGCGTCATGCGCGCACTGACCGAGCGCATCGAGCGCGCGGGCATGCAAGACCAGTTCGGCCAGATCCTGGTGCCGATCGAAGAAGTTGTCGAAGTCAAGAATGGCGTGAAGTCCGTCACCGAACGTCGTTTCTATCCTGGCTATGTGCTGGTTGAAATGGAAATGACGGACGAGAGTTGGCACTTGGTCAAGAACACCAGCAAGGTTACCGGTTTCATTGGTGGCAAGTCGAACAAGCCGACGCCGATCTCCGCGCGCGAAATCGACGGCATCATGAAGCAGATGCAGGAAGGCGTTGAAAAGCCCCGTCCGAAAACCTTGTACGAGGTGGGCGAGCAGGTACGCATCAAGGATGGTCCGTTCACCGATTTCAACGGCAATGTCGAAGAAGTCAATTACGAGAAATCCAAAGTGCGCGTCTCTGTCACCATCTTCGGCCGCGCTACCCCGGTAGAGCTCGAATTCGGCCAGGTCGAAAAAGTTTAAGGCGGTTCACAAAACCGTAGCGAGCGGATGTGGGTTGTGGCTGAGAAGCGGAGCTGTGCAAATGCACAGTGAGCATCGGAAGCCGCAAATCGCGCCGCGCAGTAGGTTTGAAAGCGCCACCAGGAGCGTTGCGGTAGTAACAGCAAAATCCGGTCAGAGGAGCCCCGCCAGGGTAGGATCGGCGGGGCGCTACTACTCAATCCAAGATAGGAGCCATCATGGCAAAGAAAATCATTGGTTTTATCAAGCTGCAAGTGCCAGCTGGTAAAGCAAACCCATCCCCACCAATCGGTCCAGCTCTGGGTCAACGCGGTCTGAACATCATGGAATTCTGCAAAGCGTTCAACGCGCAGACCCAAGGTATGGAACCAGGCATGCCGATCCCAGTCGTGATCACCGCGTTCGCTGACAAGTCCTTCACGTTCGTGATGAAGACGCCTCCAGCAACCTACCTGATCAAAAAAGCTGCTGCGATCACCAAAGGTTCGCCGAAGCCACATACCGACAAAGTCGGTACGCTGACCCGCGCACAAGCTGAAGAAATCGCTAAATTGAAAACCCCTGATCTGACCGCTGCCGACATGGATGCTGCTGTACGCACCATCGCTGGTTCCGCTCGTTCGATTGGTATCACGGTGGAAGGTGTTGTATAATGGCTAAGTTATCCAAACGTATCAAGGCTTTGAAAGCCAAAGTCGACCGTACCAAAGTGTACGCTTTCGACAACGCTGTCGCTCTGATCAAAGAGTGCGCAACGGCCAAGTTCAATGAATCGATCGACGTATCGGTACAACTGGGTGTTGATCCTAAGAAATCCGACCAAGTGGTGCGCGGCTCCGTCGTGCTGCCAGCTGGTACCGGCAAAACCGTACGCGTGGCAGTCTTCGCGTCGGGCGAAAAAGCGGAAGCTGCCAAAGCAGCTGGCGCCGACATCGTTGGTATGGAAGACCTGGCCGAGCAGATCAAAGCCGGCGACATGCCTTTCGACATCGTCATCGCTTCGCCAGATACCATGCGTATCGTTGGTACCCTGGGTCAGATCCTGGGCCCACGCGGCATGATGCCTAACCCGAAAGTCGGCACTGTTACTCCTGACGTCGCTACCGCCGTGAAAAACGCGAAAGCCGGTCAAGTTCAGTACCGTACCGACAAATCCGGTATCATCCACGCTACCATCGGCCGTAAATCGTTCGCTGACGCAGATCTGAAGTCGAATCTGGTCGCACTGATCGACGCACTGAACAAAGCCAAGCCAGCATCGAGCAAAGGCGTGTACCTGCGCAAAGTTTCGCTGTCGTCGACCATGGGCGCTGGCGTCCGTGTTGACCAGGCTAGCCTGGCAGCTTAAGTAACAGAATCAAGTCCTGTAGCGCCTTCGGGCGCTGCGGGCGCATCTTTGGGCTGTCTGCCTGGTGTTCACATCAGGCAGGCAGACAATCAAAGACCGTTGGGCCGACTGCGATTGCACATGCAGAAGGTTAATAGGCTTGCCGGCAACGGCAAGTGCCCAACGCAGATGGTGTACCCGAACAAGTTTTGTAGTCCTCATGCTGCGTGAATCCATCCGCTCAGTTTAGTACTTCTTGACTTCGGACGCCGTGTTCGAACCGATGCAAGGCGCTCAACCACTCGGTTGTGATCGCTGAACATCATTTAAGGAGGTTGACCGTGAGTCTCAATCTGAATGACAAAAAGGCCGTCGTCGCCGAAGTTTCCGCACAAGTAGCAAATGCGCAAACGATCGTCGTGGCCGAATATCGTGGCATCCAGGTTGGTCACTTGACGCAACTGCGTGCTAAAGCGCGTGCCCAAGGCGTGTACCTGCGTGTGTTGAAAAACACTCTGGCTCGTCGCTCCGTTGAAGGTACCGCATTCGCCAGCCTGGCAGATGCCATGACCGGCCCGTTGATCTACTCGATCTCGGCCGATGCCGTTGCAGCAGCTAAAGTCATCGCTGACTTCGCTAAAACCAACGACAAACTGGTCATCAAAGCAGGTAACTACGCAGGCAAGCCGCTGGATACAGCTGCTGTCACCGCGTTGGCGAGCATTCCTAGCCGTGAAGTCCTCATTTCGCAGTTGTTGGGCGTTATGCTGGCTCCGGTTTCGGGCTTTGCACGTGGTCTGGCTGCCCTGGCAGCGAAAAAAGGCGAAGGCGCCGAAGCTCCTGCAGAAGCAGCAGCAGAAGAAGCCCCAGCAGCCGCTTAATTGCGCGCGCTTTTTTCTCTCAGTACCAATCTGATGTAACTAACGTAATAAATTTAGGAGTTTCAAAATGGCAATTAGCAAAGACGATATCCTGGAAGCAGTTAGCGCCATGTCCGTAATGGACCTGAACGACCTGGTTAAAGCATTCGAAGAAAAATTCGGCGTGTCCGCAGCAGCAATGGCTTCGGCCGGTCCTGCAGCAGGCCCAGCAGCAGCTGCTGAAGAGCAAACCGAGTTCAACGTTGTTCTGGACACCTTCGGCGCAAACAAAGTTGGCGTCATTAAAGCAGTTCGCGAAATCACCGGCCTGGGCTTGAAAGAAGCTAAAGACCTGGTCGATGGCGCACCAAAAACTGTGAAAGAAGCAGTGTCGAAAGCTGACGCTGAAGCTGCAGTGAAGAAACTGGTTGAAGCCGGCGCAACCGCTTCGATGAAGTAATATCTGTACCGGCGGCAGTTAGCGCCCGAGTCAAAGTCTGAGGTTTCCCCTCGCAAGGGGGGAAATCCGACTTTGGCTCCTTTGTCGTCTGCATCGTATTTGTCATGTAGTTGTAGCAGCAGTTTTTATTCGATTCAAGCCGGAAAGCAGAGCCTTGAGGTTTCGTCTGTGTCACACGCAGCGGTGCAAACGAACACTTGCAAAACCTGAATTTTCTATCCTTTCTGTCACTCACGGAGTGTCCATGCACTACTCATTTACTGAGAAGAAACGCATTCGCAAATCATTCGCGAAGCGCGCCAACGTTCACCACGTTCCGTTCCTGCTGGCGACCCAGCTCGAGTCTTATCATAGCTTCTTGCAAGAGGACATAGCACCGTCCGGCCGCAAGAATGATGGCCTGCAGTCGGCTTTCACCTCGATTTTCCCTATCGT
This window of the Janthinobacterium agaricidamnosum genome carries:
- a CDS encoding tetratricopeptide repeat-containing response regulator; the encoded protein is MKELKGLSALIIEPHPGMRASLHNMLNLCGLAKIDDAASSGQAIRMLGSKSYDLILCEYDLGGGQDGQQMLEDLRHHKLMHASTMFFMVTGEGSFAKVVSAVELLPTDYILKPFTADNMLERIARALDKRNAFVPVYELIDVGNERAAIAACTEGASLYPRYATDFLRLRAELHLLLGEAADAGPIYTALYESKSIGWARLGQAKTQFLLGEYEAAQGTLEGLLENNKRFLDAYDWLARTHMAQGKPELAQAALSEAVALSPHAVRRLRRLGEAALAADDIDMAEKSLKLVVSKAKYSEFRDPEDHVRLVQTLVRKGDPLQAGAVIRDLDKSMGGQKNAELCSALCSAMLHAHTGNEERLQQSLDAALAANRHSVGSSNTLKTELARHCLAHGREDGAAEVMREVMRNAPDSAAMTRAMAVFEQAGREELAKALARQSRQEVADMVAAGAARAGEGDFRGAVDLMGEAVTRLPDNPQVVFNAAVAVLKCLEHEGWDERMGQQALTFIAGVRRLDPRNPKLPVLSGLHQQLLRKYKPLGNAWMHPPDAR
- the tuf gene encoding elongation factor Tu, which gives rise to MAKGKFERTKPHVNVGTIGHVDHGKTTLTAAIATVLSKKFGGEAKAYDQIDAAPEEKARGITINTAHVEYETETRHYAHVDCPGHADYIKNMITGAAQMDGAILVCSAADGPMPQTREHILLARQVGVPYIIVFLNKCDLVDDAELLELVEMEVRELLSKYEFPGDDLPIIKGSARMALEGKEGEMGVDAVLRLADALDAYIPTPERAVDGAFLMPVEDVFSISGRGTVVTGRIERGIVKVGEEIEIVGITDTVKTTCTGVEMFRKLLDQGQAGDNVGLLLRGTKREDVQRGQVLAKPGSIKPHAHFTGEIYVLSKDEGGRHTPFFNNYRPQFYFRTTDVTGSIELPADKEMVMPGDNVSITVKLINPIAMEEGLRFAIREGGRTVGAGVVAKIIA
- the secE gene encoding preprotein translocase subunit SecE, producing MSNQSVQTVSTSSDKIKVALAIVAAIAGVVGFYYLAGQPALVRASALVAGLVIAVALLYVSTTGREFLNFAKEAVRETKKVVWPTRKEATQITAIVFAFVLVMAIFLWGTDKLLEFLLYDVILGWKK
- the nusG gene encoding transcription termination/antitermination protein NusG → MSENVHDEAAEESVPGDAPAADTGAALSVPVSSKRWYVVHAYSGMEKSVMRALTERIERAGMQDQFGQILVPIEEVVEVKNGVKSVTERRFYPGYVLVEMEMTDESWHLVKNTSKVTGFIGGKSNKPTPISAREIDGIMKQMQEGVEKPRPKTLYEVGEQVRIKDGPFTDFNGNVEEVNYEKSKVRVSVTIFGRATPVELEFGQVEKV
- the rplK gene encoding 50S ribosomal protein L11, whose protein sequence is MAKKIIGFIKLQVPAGKANPSPPIGPALGQRGLNIMEFCKAFNAQTQGMEPGMPIPVVITAFADKSFTFVMKTPPATYLIKKAAAITKGSPKPHTDKVGTLTRAQAEEIAKLKTPDLTAADMDAAVRTIAGSARSIGITVEGVV
- the rplA gene encoding 50S ribosomal protein L1 gives rise to the protein MAKLSKRIKALKAKVDRTKVYAFDNAVALIKECATAKFNESIDVSVQLGVDPKKSDQVVRGSVVLPAGTGKTVRVAVFASGEKAEAAKAAGADIVGMEDLAEQIKAGDMPFDIVIASPDTMRIVGTLGQILGPRGMMPNPKVGTVTPDVATAVKNAKAGQVQYRTDKSGIIHATIGRKSFADADLKSNLVALIDALNKAKPASSKGVYLRKVSLSSTMGAGVRVDQASLAA
- the rplJ gene encoding 50S ribosomal protein L10, which codes for MSLNLNDKKAVVAEVSAQVANAQTIVVAEYRGIQVGHLTQLRAKARAQGVYLRVLKNTLARRSVEGTAFASLADAMTGPLIYSISADAVAAAKVIADFAKTNDKLVIKAGNYAGKPLDTAAVTALASIPSREVLISQLLGVMLAPVSGFARGLAALAAKKGEGAEAPAEAAAEEAPAAA
- the rplL gene encoding 50S ribosomal protein L7/L12, coding for MAISKDDILEAVSAMSVMDLNDLVKAFEEKFGVSAAAMASAGPAAGPAAAAEEQTEFNVVLDTFGANKVGVIKAVREITGLGLKEAKDLVDGAPKTVKEAVSKADAEAAVKKLVEAGATASMK